A region from the Onthophagus taurus isolate NC chromosome 8, IU_Otau_3.0, whole genome shotgun sequence genome encodes:
- the LOC111425363 gene encoding uncharacterized protein, whose amino-acid sequence MAQWNLSLLLFITITMVSTSNIFDILSSPDAENREDPSDKTCLCKGPGCMCCVDFNFTYVHLGGPGCVQMEYISQDEGISVNVSYGERILHAQQVKGPNPPPTCMTLVKNIAEICARFTTLEKHEDGLKGCLVIEPKVLRDIQTQIDISCFVMGPNGMKLDNNSTVDSNDEESDEITTEATETEIEELDFNEDAILAAVSETAQKGLTFFSNFLGIDLRGLAANITAPTDKNVIETTTKST is encoded by the exons ATGGCCCAATGGAACTTGTCTTTGCTTTTATTCATAACAATAACCATGGTTTCAACATCAAATATATTTG ATATCCTTTCGTCGCCCGATGCTGAAAATAGAGAAGATCCCTCTGACAAAACATGTTTATGTAAAGGCCCTGGATGTATGTGTTGTGTCGATTTCAACTTTACTTATGTACATTTAGGAGGACCag gTTGTGTTCAAATGGAATATATATCTCAAGACGAGGGAATTTCAGTAAATGTTTCGTATGGTGAAAGAATTTTGCATGCTCAACAAGTAAAAGGACCAAATCCACCGCCAACTTGTATGACTTTAGTGAAAAACATAGCGGAAATTTGTGCTAGATTTACAACATTGGAAAAACACGAAGATGGTTTGAAAGGATGTCTGGTAATTGAACCGAAAGTGTTAAGAGATATCCAAACGCAAATCGACATATCTTGCTTTGTGATGGGTCCGAATGGGATGAAACTCGACAACAATTCCACTGTGGATTCAAATGACGAGGAATCCGATGAAATCACCACTGA GGCGACGGAAACGGAAATCGAAGAACTCGACTTCAACGAAGACGCTATTTTAGCAGCCGTTAGTGAAACTGCACAAAAAGGATTAACATTTTTCAGCAACTTCTTAGGCATTGATCTAAGAGGATTAGCCGCCAATATTACAGCTCCAACTGATAAAAACGTTATTGAAACTACAACTAAATCCACTTAA
- the LOC111425510 gene encoding uncharacterized protein isoform X2, with product MLSRVLAFFLLVSFSAVSSLTKQSNLTTATTTVLNTTTRRPFLSGLRMPCKCAKGECGCCMNVLQGFFKQKACLNITYEPDEFALNVKMAVNDNVLYKNSFSGKNPAPFCVPVPRFRFVEFCVQFSNVYFARRNIHMCIDAEASWEDFTLLEWSFDCVRLGANGVAVVHEEDGGGLPPNLIDTEDQTDEDYDDSARNVPLNEKDKLLRKTPLTATITRDGDILFTTDEDYEMSV from the exons ATGTTGTCCAGAGTCTTGGCTTTCTTTCTCCTCGTTAGCT TTTCAGCTGTCAGTTCTTTGACAAAACAGAGCAACTTGACGACCGCAACGACAACGGTGTTAAACACAACTACGCGCCGACCGTTCTTATCTGGGTTAAGAATGCCTTGTAAATGCGCTAAGGGAGAATGCGGTTGTTGCATGAATGTACTACAAGGGTTTTTCAAGCAAAAAGCTTGTTTGAATATTACTTACGAACCCGATGAGTTTgctttaaatgttaaaatggcTGTCAATGATaatgttttgtataaaaacagtttttctg GCAAAAACCCGGCGCCGTTTTGCGTCCCGGTGCCCAGGTTTCGATTCGTCGAGTTTTGCGTGCAGTTCTCGAACGTGTACTTTGCGAGGCGTAACATTCACATGTGCATAGATGCCGAAGCCAGTTGGGAAGATTTCACCCTCTTGGAGTGGTCTTTCGACTGCGTGCGGTTGGGGGCGAATGGGGTCGCTGTTGTCCATGAAGAGGACGGGGGTGGTTTACCCCCCAATCTTATAGACACCGAAGACCAAACTGACGAGGACTACGATGATAGTGCTAGAAACGTTCCTTTGAATGAAAAGGATAAACTTCTCCGAAAGACCCCCTTAACAGCCACCATTACTCGAGATGGAGATATTTTGTTTACGACAGATGAAGATTATGAGATGTCTGTGTAA
- the LOC111425510 gene encoding uncharacterized protein isoform X1, translating to MLSRVLAFFLLVSSVSSLTKQSNLTTATTTVLNTTTRRPFLSGLRMPCKCAKGECGCCMNVLQGFFKQKACLNITYEPDEFALNVKMAVNDNVLYKNSFSGKNPAPFCVPVPRFRFVEFCVQFSNVYFARRNIHMCIDAEASWEDFTLLEWSFDCVRLGANGVAVVHEEDGGGLPPNLIDTEDQTDEDYDDSARNVPLNEKDKLLRKTPLTATITRDGDILFTTDEDYEMSV from the exons ATGTTGTCCAGAGTCTTGGCTTTCTTTCTCCTCGTTAGCT CTGTCAGTTCTTTGACAAAACAGAGCAACTTGACGACCGCAACGACAACGGTGTTAAACACAACTACGCGCCGACCGTTCTTATCTGGGTTAAGAATGCCTTGTAAATGCGCTAAGGGAGAATGCGGTTGTTGCATGAATGTACTACAAGGGTTTTTCAAGCAAAAAGCTTGTTTGAATATTACTTACGAACCCGATGAGTTTgctttaaatgttaaaatggcTGTCAATGATaatgttttgtataaaaacagtttttctg GCAAAAACCCGGCGCCGTTTTGCGTCCCGGTGCCCAGGTTTCGATTCGTCGAGTTTTGCGTGCAGTTCTCGAACGTGTACTTTGCGAGGCGTAACATTCACATGTGCATAGATGCCGAAGCCAGTTGGGAAGATTTCACCCTCTTGGAGTGGTCTTTCGACTGCGTGCGGTTGGGGGCGAATGGGGTCGCTGTTGTCCATGAAGAGGACGGGGGTGGTTTACCCCCCAATCTTATAGACACCGAAGACCAAACTGACGAGGACTACGATGATAGTGCTAGAAACGTTCCTTTGAATGAAAAGGATAAACTTCTCCGAAAGACCCCCTTAACAGCCACCATTACTCGAGATGGAGATATTTTGTTTACGACAGATGAAGATTATGAGATGTCTGTGTAA
- the LOC111425672 gene encoding otolith matrix protein OMM-64-like, with the protein MKLSFIFELLLIFVFLAFAASRVIDSEGSHLRGARRAVASTKLSHKNRQTDQNQPNRYCSCNAKLCNCCRDFNIPVVSLRGPGCASLQYLNGDKLAISMSFGERVLTNTTISGRRPKPICMPLPGGVSKFCGRVYNIKRQGEDFNACLGLELRALNDIEAALRVSCFKFGADGLKVQPPQPLPAVEEDNDDDDDEDDDDDDYDDEDDFDFDDDEDDDDDEEDNDVEAADYESFSLLDDDFIDGLFVGEAESDGDDDVKKPVKKITSTKAPLKNASTRKPLRRKVTPKATTPKPKITTTTKKIVTKKIIETTTIPNLQAVQMIQVPEPPNEVEQPTKDIKNDTINDTTKENNKINDTLTDKMSEIINVKINEIPDDAKTNKTVIHDTPITITSYEATVQVVTDSTPIPADETTLKVETTTEDEYIEEGEEPEQNYIIKNEEEDESEEDPITSMVEDVLDDDEDVKSNATKIEELKVNTNITDKKEPKDVVDDVIDGVADIVSDDDSEENSKDDDKKDDDDDDDIFGDDDDEDSEEDEDEDDEEARSGKFRRSRQSKDMRS; encoded by the exons ATGAAGTTGTCGTTTATATTCGAGCTTCTGTTGATATTTGTATTCCTGGCGTTCGCCGCATCGAGGGTAATCG ATTCCGAAGGGAGTCATCTTCGAGGTGCCCGCAGGGCGGTCGCCAGCACCAAATTATCCCACAAAAATCGACAAACAGACCAAAACCAACCTAACCGATATTGCAGCTGCAACGCAAAATTATGCAACTGTTGCCGAGATTTTAACATTCCCGTCGTTTCACTTCGAGGCCCAGGATGCGCTTCGCTTCAATACCTCAATGGTGATAAACTTGCCATATCCATGAGTTTCGGAGAGCGAGTTTTAACCAACACCACCATTTCTGGAAGAAGACCTAAACCCATTTGTATGCCACTTCCTGGAGGTGTCTCCAAATTTTGCGGAAGAGTTTACAACATAAAGCGCCAAGGAGAAGATTTCAACGCTTGCCTCGGTTTGGAATTACGAGCTTTGAACGACATCGAAGCTGCTCTAAGAGTATCTTGCTTCAAATTTGGCGCCGACGGTCTTAAAGTACAACCACCTCAACCTCTCCCCGCCGTAGAAGAAgacaacgacgacgacgacgacgaagacgacgacgacgacgattACGACGACGAAGACGACTTCGATTTCGACGATGACgaagacgacgacgacgacgaagaAGACAACGACGTCGAAGCAGCCGATTACGAATCTTTCAGCCTCTTAGACGATGATTTCATCGACGGATTATTCGTTGGAGAAGCCGAAAGCGACGGAGATGATGATGTCAAAAAAccagttaaaaaaataacatcaaCCAAAGCTCCCCTTAAAAACGCATCAACAAGAAAACCATTAAGAAGAAAAGTTACTCCTAAAGCAACCACGCCCAAACCGAAAATTACAACCACCACGAAAAAAATCGTTacgaaaaaaatcattgaaacAACCACCATTCCAAATTTACAAGCTGTACAAATGATCCAAGTACCAGAACCTCCCAATGAAGTTGAACAACCAACCaaagatatcaaaaacgaCACAATTAATGATaccacaaaagaaaataataaaataaatgatacaTTAACCGACAAAATGAgcgaaataataaatgttaaaataaacgaaattcCAGATGATGccaaaacaaacaaaacagTAATTCACGACACTCCAATAACAATAACTTCTTATGAAGCCACAGTCCAAGTTGTAACCGATTCCACACCAATTCCCGCCGATGAAACAACATTGAAAGTTGAAACAACAACGGAAGACGAATACATAGAAGAAGGCGAAGAACCAgaacaaaattacataatcaaaaatgaagaggaagatgaATCCGAAGAGGATCCAATAACTTCAATGGTCGAAGATGTTTTAGATGATGATGAAGACGTTAAATCAAATGCGACAAAAATCGAAGAATTAAAGGTTAACACCAACATTACTGATAAAAAGGAGCCTAAAGATGTTGTTGATGATGTTATTGATGGAGTCGCTGATATCGTTTCCGACGATGATAGCGAGGAGAATAGTAAAGATGATGATAAAAAGGACGACGATGACGATGATGATATCTTTGGGgacgatgatgatgaagataGCGAAGAAGACGAAGACGAAGATGACGAAGAGGCTAGAAGCGGAAAATTTAGACGTTCTAGGCAAAGCAAAGATATGCGTAGTTAG
- the LOC111425577 gene encoding uncharacterized protein: MCVFRLLCVFSLFSLISSHNEYSFSDDTFPVSIYYEVGTGIPYKMTSIRNNLSSSMASGQYLTKTVGKYRIFGYRANGCSCQGLACSCCAGFNMPQLNFNQEGCMSLGYDPNIFGITMNMQFNNNSVFENSLSARNPPPFCVPVPIPYIPGVDFCVKLFDVHVEGRNLHMCLDFQTRLQSATVLVLHFDCMRLGADGVSLVKPGQTELPTTTTTTQSPLSGLDPLAVDSDIYDPVNENKYRGSFPKLKWP; the protein is encoded by the exons ATGTGCGTCTTCCGTTTGTTGTGTGTTTTTAGTTTGTTTTCGTTGATAAGTTCTCATAATGAATATTCTTTTAGTG atGATACATTTCCTGTATCAATATACTACGAGGTGGGCACTGGTATCCCATACAAGATGACGTCCATTCGAAACAATTTGTCAAGTTCAATGGCCAGCGGGCAATATTTAACCAAAACCGTCGGCAAATATAGAATATTCGGATATAGGGCGAACGGCTGCTCCTGTCAGGGTTTGGCTTGCAGTTGCTGCGCGGGATTCAATATGCCGCAGCTGAACTTCAACCAAGAAG gttGTATGAGTTTGGGTTACGATCCAAACATATTTGGAATTACGATGAACATGCAATTCAACAACAACTCGGTGTTCGAGAATTCGTTGTCAG CTCGAAACCCACCACCCTTTTGCGTGCCCGTTCCGATACCTTACATCCCAGGAGTAGATTTCTGTGTAAAATTATTCGATGTTCACGTGGAGGGGAGGAATTTACATATGTGTTTAGACTTCCAGACTAGGCTACAGAGCGCAACAGTATTGGTCCTCCACTTCGACTGTATGCGCTTGGGGGCCGATGGTGTATCCCTGGTGAAACCGGGACAGACGGAGCTCCctacgacgacgacgacgacgcaGTCTCCACTTTCGGGACTCGATCCCCTCGCGGTTGACTCTGACATTTACGACCCCGTGAATGAAAACAAATACAGGGGATCCTTTCCGAAATTAAAGTGGCCATGA